The nucleotide sequence CAGGAATGCATCGGCCCGCATTTCCAACAGTTGCTTTTGTGAATGGACGAACTCCGGCGATCCCATGCCTTCACTGCACTGCGAAGCGATGATCAAATCACCGCCGGGCGCCAAGATATTCATTGCTGCGACCATACCTTTGATCGTCTGATAATAGGTTTTGTCCAGCGGATATCCCGCCGCACTGGTGACCACCGTCTTGAAGCGACGTGGGACTACGATTTCGCAGAAAGGCTTTACGAATTGAACGGCGTCGGCGTGGCTCTGCAAACATTCGCCGAAATTGACAAACGACAATCGGCGTTGCTCGTCAATGACCGTGTTCAACGCATACACGTCGCCCAGCATCTGCAGGATTTCTAGCTGGTCTTCATGCAACGGGTTCTGATCAAAGTTGCAATTGCGGGCCGCCGGATCTGACATGAACCGATGATTGTGGAAAGTCGTGATCGTCTCCTGATGAGCTAACCCGGGTGCGATAACTTTCCGTCCGCCGGAATAGCCCGCCATGAAATGGGGTTCAACAAGTCCGGTCACGATTTTCAAGTCAGCTTCGACAAACCGGCGATCCAGTCGAACGACGGTGGATCGTTTGCGTGTGTTTCCGACATGCACATGTTGCTGGTCATCGCGTGCCTCGTGATTCACCACTTGGACGTTTCGACGGACCCAAGCGTCACCCAACAACTCTTCCAATTCATCACCCAGATTGGGTCGATGCAGACCGGTGGCGACCAGCACCGTAATGTTGGACGCATCGACGCCGGCGGCCATGATCCGGCGGATCATCGGCTGTAAAAATAACCCGTTGGGAACCGGTCGCGTGATGTCACAGATTGCAATACAAGCGGACGTGGCTTTACCCGCCAATTGCGTTAACGAATCGCATCCGCAGGGCGTGTCCAATGCCTTATCGATCGCCGCATCGGCGTCCGGCAAGACTGGCATCGCGGGCTTTCGAATTTCCGTCACGATACATTCGCTGGGAACGCTGATTTCCAGATGCCCGCGGCCGTAGTTCAATCGATAGGGCATGGGTTAGGTTTACGATTCAATCGGAAATGGGATTCAAGGGTCGGCGATCAATGCCCACGATCAACACCACAGATCGTACAATTCCCGCCAGCGGCGTTGTCT is from Crateriforma conspicua and encodes:
- the larA gene encoding nickel-dependent lactate racemase, encoding MPYRLNYGRGHLEISVPSECIVTEIRKPAMPVLPDADAAIDKALDTPCGCDSLTQLAGKATSACIAICDITRPVPNGLFLQPMIRRIMAAGVDASNITVLVATGLHRPNLGDELEELLGDAWVRRNVQVVNHEARDDQQHVHVGNTRKRSTVVRLDRRFVEADLKIVTGLVEPHFMAGYSGGRKVIAPGLAHQETITTFHNHRFMSDPAARNCNFDQNPLHEDQLEILQMLGDVYALNTVIDEQRRLSFVNFGECLQSHADAVQFVKPFCEIVVPRRFKTVVTSAAGYPLDKTYYQTIKGMVAAMNILAPGGDLIIASQCSEGMGSPEFVHSQKQLLEMRADAFLNHIAQQSHADIDQWQTQMQTKPMSIGRVHLYSDGIPDQQRALTCVDVASSVDDAIAESVQRHQDRHVAVIPEGPYVVPFCEQDVMAHT